ACAATCCAGTGTTTGAATTAGGCCGGAGCGGTGCTTTACAAAAAGCCAAAGAGCTTACCGAGCAAACCGAAGATACAGTGGAGGTATTGTACGTAGCCTCGGTAAATTCTGATGCTGCAGAACAAGTACGGGTGATTGAGGATGTTATCTCTAAAGGTGTAAGTGGTATTGGTGTATCCTGCAATGACCCGACTGCTCTCAAGGATGTAATTGATAAGGCTATCGAAGCCGGCATTCCGGTTATGACCTGGGATTCCGATTCCCCAGAAAGTAAGCGTTTTACCTATTTAGGGGTTAGCAATTATGAGGGTGGAAAGGCAGCGGCTGATCTGTTGTTAAAAGCTATGGGAACCAAAGGAAAAGTTGCATTGCTTACCGGAGTACCAGGAGCTTTAAATTTAGAGGAAAGAATCCGTGGTTTTAAAGATGGAGTCAAGGACTACCCGGATATTGAGATCGTAACGACAGTTGCCTGTGATGATGATATCAATAAAGGAGTTCAGGTGGTTGAGGAAGTTATGCAAGCCAATCCTGATCTTAATGGATGGTTTTTTGTAGGTCTGTGGCCATTGTTTGCTGAGAGAGGTTCTATGCCCCTTTGGGAAGCCGCAGCTAAGGCAGGTACTTTAAAGACGATTGCATTTGATACCTTACCAGTTGAGTTGGAACTTTTAAAAGATGGCTATTTGTCCGGTCTGGTTGGTCAAAAGTATTGGGGATGGG
This sequence is a window from Candidatus Atribacteria bacterium ADurb.Bin276. Protein-coding genes within it:
- the rbsB_2 gene encoding D-ribose-binding periplasmic protein precursor; the encoded protein is MKMKKYVLCCVVLVFAISLLFPAISAAANKFVFAWIPKALNNPVFELGRSGALQKAKELTEQTEDTVEVLYVASVNSDAAEQVRVIEDVISKGVSGIGVSCNDPTALKDVIDKAIEAGIPVMTWDSDSPESKRFTYLGVSNYEGGKAAADLLLKAMGTKGKVALLTGVPGALNLEERIRGFKDGVKDYPDIEIVTTVACDDDINKGVQVVEEVMQANPDLNGWFFVGLWPLFAERGSMPLWEAAAKAGTLKTIAFDTLPVELELLKDGYLSGLVGQKYWGWGYDTIQMLYDYIVNNNRYESWTDSGMDIVTSKNVDAMIEAWDTQDFTKPLSPAF